A window of Phragmites australis chromosome 2, lpPhrAust1.1, whole genome shotgun sequence genomic DNA:
AAGTAGAAGAGCACGATAGGCTAGAATACataactaaaagaaaaaaaaacagttttgAGGAAGAGAACGGCCAAACTGTAATGAAGCGTTTTAGCTTTTGAAATAAGAGGGGGAACTATTCTCATGCCAGAAAGCACCCAAAATGGTGTGCCCCTCCTCCAAAGCTCGGCCTTGGTGTTGATGTGTTTCACAATGGTGGATACCAGTTGTTCTGTGTGCTTGAAGATTTGCTTGTTTTGTTCTTTCTAAATTTCCCAGGTAACTAGCATGATGAGGGATTGAAAGACTTTTCTGGATGAAGAGATGCAATGGGCTAGAATAAACCACCAATTGAGCACCGAGGAGCTGCGTGGCCATGGTTCATGGAAAATGGGAGTCAAATTTAGCTGTGTAACTAGGGTACGCCAAACCTATCACTAATTGAGCACCGAGGAGCTACGTGACCATGCTCAAGGAGGATGTGAGCCTGATTTAGCTGTGTACCTAAGGTACGCCAAACTTTTCCAACGAAGGAACATTCTGCAATGAGGTGTACACCAAATCTCCGCTTAATCATATTTAGAATTTTGTGAAACGATATTGAATGGAAATTCAATCTCCATTGAAACCTACTTGCATCCCAAAACATGTTGGAGATTGAAAATCTTAACTGtttcacttctttttttttgctgttACAATGAATTGAGAAGAACATCTTAACTCTTGACACCATGGCATAGGTTGAACTCTTAATGAGCTATCTATAAAATGTGATGGTCAGTTTCATTTTATCAAATCGCCCTCCTATGCTACATAAGCTCATCCCTAATCCACACTCCACGGTCACCTAGCCGATGTTGCACCTGCCTCCTTCATGTGTGCCACCTCCCACTTACCAACTCATGTTGCCTTTGGTGCTAACAGGGCCCACCATCTTCCCCGTCATCACCAATCATCTCCCCACCATCGTCTCACGTCCTCTCACAACCTCTTCTTTCTCGGCACATATCGAAACCTTATGTGAAACCGAATTGCCAGAAGCATGGCGTTGAATGGCGTCTGCTAACACTCAAATCTTTCGCCCATGCCAACCTCCGCCACTCATCGACCTCCTCCATGTGGCGGCTGAGCCACTACTATCGTCGTCGTAACCTGGTGTCGTACCTCCACCCCGTCCCTATAAGCTCAAGCCTCTAGCGAACATCGAACACTAAAAGATGGACCTCCGCCCCAACCTAGTAGCAGCAATGATTGGGAGAGACCGTGATGGGAGACGGTGGCATCAGAGACAAAGGTGAAGAGGACACCGCAGGGACCTTTGTGCAAAAAATCGAAAGGTAAGAAATGTTATTGAAAACCGCAAAAATCTTAGTCAACtattatttgcattttttttctctcaattCTAACATAAATTCAAAAGGTGCGTAAATGCAATTGGTTGCCGCGTCTTCCTCCATCCGCCACATCTTCCTCCACCCACCGCCTCCGCTCATCTCCTTCCCCACCGACATCTTCGTCCTCACCCGACCATgacgccgccttcctcctcttgaCCATTATGCTATCGCCTCCTCTTTCGTCACCGATAGCTTGTGGTGACTTCTATGATAATTTAGCAAGTAGGTAAATGACACAACTGCTATATTCTCCATCCATGGAGTAAGCCGAGGCATGCCACACCATGCCTATCGCGAAAATGTGAATGGCACGTCGCCTGAACGCAGGCAGCGTGACGTGTCCCGGCTGGCCGGCTGTGCGTTCTCACCGGCTGCCCCggtctccctccctccccgcaGCCATCAAAAGCCCACCGAATGCTCCTCCTCCCCTGCTCCTACCCCAGACAAGACCAGACCAGGCCAGGCAGCTTTTCCGCTCGCGCACCCACGCAAATCATCACCGCCGCCGTCCTCTTCCCATCCcttcctttcccttcctcgccGCCCGTGCCGCTCGACGACGCATGTAACCCGCACGACGCGCCGCCCATTCCCGGTGACCAGGCGGGCCGAGATCGGCGTGCCATGGCCGGGCTTACGGGCCGGGACACCGCCATTAAGCTCTTCGGCCGCACCATCCCGGTCCTCGACTCTTCCTCCTcggccgccgcagccgcagccgccgccgcagtCCCCGAGGTGAGCAGCCGCGGCCTCAGCTTTTGGAATGATTCGTTGTCGAGGGGTTCTTTCCGGGGGCAGGATGGTCATTGCCGGCCGTTTCCGGGGAAAAAGGAGGGCGAGAAAGCGGAATCGGATGCGCCTTTTCGTTGCCGCTTTTGCGCTGTCAAATGCGTGGAATGGGCTATGGCTCCTGCTGGGATTCCGATCGCTGTTGCTATTGAACGATTCTTTGTTTTAGAACCTTGTTTGATTCCTTAGCCGACCAAAAGTTTACGGCTTCATGCTGGATCCTTCGGTTTTTGGCTTAGAATTCTGTTCTAATAATGTTTGATGGTTTCAGGGAATTGATATGgttgttttatttttaattgcTGACAGCCTGCTTTTGTCGATGGTATATGTATCTCGAAAAATGGAATATGTATGCTAGGAGCATTCCCGGTCTTGTTCCATAGTATGAAACAATAGTATGGGAAAAAAGATCTCCGGTTCTATGAGTAAAGGGATTGGTATTGAGTCGCAATTCTGGTTCCTTAAGGTCCTTTGGGTAATTGTAGGGATGTATGAAAGCACATCGTCTAAGAAGGGACTGGTCTGTTCTCTGGTACTAGTTAGGAGCACAACAAAGTCTAAAAAGTTGGAGCcctggaaaatagttttatactCTGACGATGGAATGAGAGGGGTCCTTGCGGTCTTGCTAACAGTTCTTTTGTCTAGTGACTAGTGAGCAACATAGCTGCAAGCAGACTTAAACCCTTCTTTAGCAACATAGCTGCAAGCAGACTTAAACCCTTCTTTAGAATAGAAGCCTACACGTGTGCATTATAGTTATGTATATGGGCACTGGTAACTGGTTTTGTAGTAAGTAGCATGCTGGGTGACTGACGTATGAACTTTTAAACCCCGGTGTCACGTGAAAGTTGTGTTTCAGCATGATTTGGTGAGACATGGATGCTTTTAGTGTACTTCTGTTGTTGGACTAACAGTTCGATGAAATGATCAAGTTCTTAGAACCCTCAATTTCGATGCATGGAAATGAAAATCAAGCATCACATTGGGTGGTTCTTGTGAGTCTTGATCCCACGTTTAATTTGAGCGGCGGCTGTAATAAATTTGTCGTGACCTTTTTTTGGTGAGGGCAGCACCTAAATTATCTCCAATTTGCCATATTTATACGCTTAATAGTAATTAATTGCATCTCCAGTGGCAAATAGAGGACATCATTGGTAGTTGATCACTATTACTGTTATCTAAAGTTTTAGTATTTGACTGCCTGTTTCGGAGCGAAATCAAACTGAAATTTTACTTGATATATTGTTTTTTCATCTTTTGTCATGTGACACACATGTCTAGTCTATTGTATGTCTATTTGTTGGTTCATGAGTCATAAACTATCTATTTCAGGTTAGCACCAAGTTAGCAAATGATGTGAGAAGTAATGACATACTGCGCATCCCAGACAAGCTTTTGAATGTCGAAGCAAGTTCCTACTATTCCAAGAATAGTAACGAGAATGGTTTGCAAGCTATCAGCAGTCAGCATGGGAAAATGGAAAGTGATTCCAAGTCTGAGGAAGTTAAGACCGAGTCTGACGGATctggccaagacaaggtactcAAGAAACCAGATAAGATTCTGCCTTGTCCTCGCTGCAATAGCATGGAAACAAAGTTCTGCTACTTCAACAATTACAGTGTCAACCAGCCAAGGCACTACTGCCGGAACTGCCAGAGGTATTGGACTGCCGGTGGAACTATGAGGAATGTCCCTGTAGGTGCTGGTAGACGCAGAAATAAGCATCCATCTCACCACCGCAGTGCCAAGATGCCATATGATGCTATTGTAGCTGCTAATGGAGATGTTTCTGATGTAACCCACCACCAATCTCTTCCTGTCGAGCCTTCTGTCTTTCCAGGGCcagtaaaagaaaatgaaacAGTTACGGAATCTGGATCTGAAGTTCTGCTTTGCAAGTCTACAACTCCAGTCCTTAATACTAAAGAGCAGAATAAAAGCGATCTTGCTTCCTTGGCCTCTGCTGACAACAAGGAAGAAAAATCATGTGCATCTTCTGCAGCAGTATCTGGTTGCTCCGAGAATTGGAAGCCAGAAAATACAGTTAACAAAGAGCCAAACAACGTTTCAGGGTACTTTAATGGTGTGAAAGAGCCTCATAACCATATTCAGTCTTACCCTGTTGGACCTGCTTTGATGTTTCCCGTAAGTCCTGGATGGAACAATGTTGCTGCCATGGCATCCACTCAGTTCTCAACAGAGCCTGTTCGTGGGTTGGAAAACGGGCAGACCAATCCTCTTCCATTGCAGCCAGCAATAATGCCAGCCCCAGGAGTTTGTGCACCTGTTGGTCCCTTCCCTCTGGTGCCACCTTTCTGGAGCTGCATTCCTGGCTGGCCTAATGGAATGTGGAGTCCACCGTGGCCTGGAAGTAGTGGAGCTACATTGCCGTCTCCTCCGCACAATATTACTTGTTCAGGTAGCAATTCCCAGACTTTAGGAAAGCACTCGAGAGAAGCAAAATCGCAggaagaaggaaagaaagaaaagaccTTATGGGTCCCTAAAACTCTCAGGATTTTTAACCCAGACGAGGCCGCAAAGAGTTCCATCTGGGCCTCTCTAGGTATCAAACCTGATGAGAAATGCATGTTCAAGTCTTCCCAGTCAAAGGTTCCAAAAGATGGCAAGACACCAGAACCTCCTCAGGCCCTGCAGGCCAATCCAGCAGCGTTTTCGCGTTCTCAGTCATTTCAGGAGAGGACCTGAGAAGCTTACTGTTTGGTCGTTTTGATGTTCCAATTCGTGACATCATACCGCAAATCAAGTGTTCTCCAAACAAGGAGAATATCGAAGAATGGTCAATGATGGCTTGTCTTGATGTGCTGCTAAAGAGCAGCACCTCGTCAATCAACTCAAACCTGGCAATGACTTGCCAGTTTTTCTTCTGACATTTAGGTTGGTCTAAAGTTCCTGAGTGCTCAAGGAGCACTTAAGTAAATACATTAGGCGTGTTAATTCATATCGATAGACTTTTAGCTGGTACCGGTTAAAGTTTGAAATGTCGCTGCGTTGAGGTTGTGAAGCGGGCAACCTAGTTCGTGAACCCAAGCCAAGCGAAAATCATCATTAGCTTGTACATGCTCATGCTGGAGTTCAAAATCATGCTCCATCTGTTACCAATCTTCCCTTTCTGCTGCCGCCTGCCAGAGGTGACAAATATAGTTATTTGGAATATTTCggtgttttgtttcttttctagGAGGAATGATAAAATGATGTTTTATGTCTTTTTCTCAAGTTAATGTAATGGTTATTATGCTAAACTTGTACCAAATGCACAATTTTCTTTGttaaataatattttcttaGCTCAATTTGAGAACTGAATTTTTTTCCCGATTACATGGTGACGATGAATAATGTATAATTATTATATCCGAGCACCTTAGGGTTTTCCGCAATTCTTGAGACACATCCCTATCTTTAGGAAGGAGATCTCTaaatgaaaggaaactacctgTAAATACCTAGGGTATCGTGTAAATAGTAAGGTTTATCTCTATGAACGAGAAGAAAGATTTCGATGTacaacacccccatatatatatagagattgGGGCCCTGCGGAAGACAAGAGCCATTAGAAGTCGAAGAAGTTGTTCAAACCTTTCGACAAGTCAGAAGACACCTGAACCCGAGCAAGTAAGTcgttgactaggtttagatacATCTAGGCTAGCCATATACCCCCTTACAATAGATTCAGATCAATACAAAACAAACATAACGTATGCTTACTATCCTCAAGGAGGCCCGAATTTGTATAAAAATCCCCATGTGTTTGtctgtgattcgtctactcaaagtatCCCGTACCTCTTCAATAAGTTCGTTAgatcgacgattcacatatcaTCGACAACtggcgccgtccatggggattGAACCCACGGTAGGCGTTGAAGAGTCTACATAGAATATGTCGTCAGCGTCACCCAAGCCTTCGTCGAGAACTGGTTTTttagatgaggggttctacaacaactttacccctcttcCCGGTGAGCCGATGATTGATCGGGTGAATTTCAATAACGAACTTTTCGGCGACGAttcaagcgatgaggtaagttgaTTTATGGATCAGTGCGCTAAAGATTACGATatcgagttcgaaccactcggcTGCCAAGAACACTGTGAATGTTTGATTCACAGCAAGTCGGGATCAATCTCCGCAACTTCTGACAATATAGATTGTCAAGACACCAACCCGGAGCAATTTGATGAAAAATCAATGATGGATCAGGGCACTTCCTCCAGCGGAGGTTACCCCTGAGAAGTTTTTGCTATCGGAGATAGGGGTGACAGTCTGGGTAATCACGACGATGACCTTACAAATGAAAGGGTCCTCCAGCTCTGGGTGCAGGCGACGGTCAGCACCAGATGAGCACAACTCCCCAGATCCTTAATGGAGCACCTGTCTTACCATCTCCTGACCATTAGTAGGTAGGGATGGCAATCGAGTACGATATGTATGGATAGTGCTCACCCATACCTATACTTATCGGGTTTTTTACCCACCCACGGGTATACCCGTGAATACCCCTGGGTGAAGGGCCGATGTAGCAAAAATGCCCCTATTAGgatatgattgtgattttggggattaatgacaatatagtcaatgagactaacatgtttgtcaagaatatatgttagtaggtttcatagattcaatacatgaagaagccaccgcagccggaacaaagttggactgaattggagaagtctcaggaagatttgactcactggatggtctgggctctgagtgttgaactcatcggagcatatttgacaaaggggagagaagCCTGAAgaactcatcggaaggtccgatgatcagagaagatacacactggagcattttgtccagagaaatTTGCAActattgaagttgaagatcaaaacaccggatggtccgatgatcaatgtgttgcatacaccagacaatgaacaatgcaaatggacagaaggaGGTCAACATACCGGAAGATCCGGTgtatgtgttgtacacaccggaggcttAACATCGAACTAATTTACATAGGgtgccaagtgttgaagaacgaagttcaaggcaccggatggtccggtgatggatacTATGTACATTGGAgtattatttctagagagggttgtatTGGCTCGGTTAGCTGTAATCAACTTATCGGATAGTcaggtgatgaagtgatgtgcaccagatgctttcatcggagcaatttacacagagaggataCAGTTGGCTCGAATGACTTTGGATcgctcaccggatagtccagtgatggagatgaagtatacaccagaatgtctggtgttcacaaaggcttggatggggttccaacggctagtttgtgagagtgtactgtgagagtgtactcaccgaatgatccagtgttaccaacttttctgagtcattgggttaacagccagtgcgcgggtttgagactataaatacccttccactcagttatttgaaggaGTGGCATGTCgatagagtctagaggaagctcatacacacttgagaagacattcaagccaccaaactgcttaatgtgattatccaaggcggttaagcacaagattagtgagtgattagtggttataggcctagagagagtgtttctaggtgattgttgcctagagagttgatcaaagagtgatccaaccttataccaagtggtacgtcggtaccttgaagtcttggtaactcgctggcaagcttgttgaccctccgacttggtgtggagcagcgacgagaagcgtgtatggggacgcggagacccttgccttggtggtttggtggctcatccgggtggaggccttgtctttgtgacttggtggctcaagagccgtgatcgggtgTTGACCgtgagtatatcctttgtggagctccaacgtgaactaggggtgattcatgccatcgataccacgggataaataTCCTTGttccgagtttgctctctctaccttatttacatttctacatttacattcttgtaatttacctttttagataggttgcaagcactttgatcggtagaatagataaactagataaacctagagtacaaCTAGATAggatttgatataggtttacttgtgttgtttttggagccaaaatagttccaagtgtcctaattcaccaccCTTCTAGGacatcactgatcccttcaattggtatcagagttagggctcacatctagctctttaatttgtgttagagcttcacacctttcacaaggtttcgtcaattcaagtggcatttgagccttagtctcattgtgatcagTTATGCTCACcgtctagtgagttgtgacgtttggggttgggatggatttctatagtgctccactttttgatgacacaaatttctcacattggaaaattctaatgtcttgttatttgtaagCCTGAGGGTTgaatgtttggagagtcaccgaggaagggatgagacctcgcatcactaACAAgaagagacaattagatgcattagctaagagtatcattttatcatctatatgtgttgatacatttaatcatatttattctcttactaatgcacatgatatttggattagtctcattgaaatacatgaaggcacaaaggatgtgcgcagtgagaaatatcatgtgcttgttattaAGCTCAATggtatcaagcaactaccccatgaaagtgctaatgatatgtattctcatttgaatattcttgttaatgagatcaatgggttatgtTTGACGTCAGTtgaatgtaaatgcaaaaaccttatttacattctgcatttacattcttgcaataccttcttaaataggttgcaagcgctttgatcggtagagtagatactagataaacttagaacacatctagatagaatttgatataggtttatcttgtattatttttagaGGCAAAATATTTCTatgtgtcttaattcaccccctcttaggacataaTTGATCCCTTCAGCCAGCCCCAAACCAGTCACCTGCGGGTAAACCTGTTTACCCATGGGGCGTTGCGACAGGGTGACGAGCTGGTCAGGGCAGTGCAGCGGTGCGATGGAGTAGTGGGGCAGGCCAGGGCGGGGTGACACGGCGGGTCAGTGTGAGGTGGCAGCACGATAGGGTAGTGGGGCGGGCAGGTGCGGGGCAGCGATGCGATGGGGTAGTGGGGCAGGTCGGTGCGACACGACGGGGTCGCGCGGGGCGGCAGAGCGACACGGTGTGGTGGGGCGGGCCGAGGTGGGGCGGTGCAACACAGGCTATTGGGGGCGAGGCGCCAAGGGGGAGGGTAGTTTGGGGATCGGGTCATCAGGCAAAGGTGCAAGGGCGACATGCTGGGCAGCTAGGAATGGCAGGGGAGAGGTGGTTGAAGAGCAGAGAATTTGACTGCTTGCGTATTTGTACGATGTAGAATGTTAGGGTTTGGAGGAATAACCCACTTGTCATAGATCTATATGTGTATACGAGTTTCACAAGTATGGGTATACCTTACCCATACCTGTACTCATTGGATAGTGTTTTCTACCAACGAACGTACCCATGTGTACCAAATGCTACCCATACCCTACCCTGTTCAGGTATTTACCCGTGGGTAAATGAGATAAATTGTCATCCCTATAAGCATGGGGCTGAACACTTCAGATCTGCAACTGCTAAGATGATccttcttctacaagaggccctcatacgtCCTCCGATCACAGATCTAGCGACCCTAGCCGGTAAGGTTTGGATGAACTCAACGATCGACTTAGCAAAAGAGGTCATCATCTGGgccgagaactctcatctggCCCTAGTCGGAAACGGTGCTAATCGGAGAAGACCACGCAATCTCGGGGCAAGAGCTCTACATCAAGCTCACGAGTGCCGCCTCTGGAAaaagatggtcaaacagagtTCGAGAAAGCAGCCAAAGTAAAAAAGATCTAGGTCATGGTCCAGAGTAGGGATTCTAGCTCTAGCAACAGAGAGGATGAcacggatttgatgtcttttcaGCCGGACGAGAGGAcgatcgaccacatgttcggtggttctGCGTCCTATGAGTCCAAAAGGTAGTACAAGACGATGGTCCTGAGAAGTTTTAGTTGCCATCCCCAAGGGTCATCAGACCATTAAGTGGTCAAGCATTGAGATCTCCTTCGGTCAAGAAGATTGTCCTGATAACTTTGTACGGCCAGACCGCTTTCCGATAGTGGTCAAGCCTACAATAAATAACTACAGAGTTACTCGAGTTCTTATCAACGAAGAGAGTTTCCTGAACATTCTCTTTGCTAACGCACTCGAAAGAGTGCAGATCTCTCGGTCTGCTATCAAGCCcattactcaagccttccacggtATAGTACCCAGATCTTTGGCCACCCCCATCGGCCAGATATTGTTCTCTgttaccttcgggaagcatgTCAACTTCTGGATAGAAAAGTTTATATTCGACGTGGTCTACTTCGAGACTGCATATAATGCCATCTTGGAAAGGTCTACTCTTGCCAAATTTGTGACAATCACGTATTTCGCTTatcagtgcgtgaagatcctATGACCTAGAGAGTCATCACCGTCTGGGCCTACCCGAAAGCAGGCCTACACTGTGAAAAACAGAGTCTGAACATGGCCACGCAGCATCAACCCGACAAGGAGACAAAAAAACTCGAAGCCTAAGGTCGTCGCGAAGTCCCACGATGAAGTCAAAGCAGTTCCTCTAGACCCAACAGAGCCATCCAAGGCTGTTCGGATTGGCTCCAcctggatcccaaataggaacccatgctcatcaccttccttcgGACAAACACCGACATGTTCTCCTTACAACCATCAGACATGCCCAGGATCCCCTGGGAGGTGGTTGAGCACAAACTATCTATCTGGCTCAACGGAAAGCCAATCAAGCAGAAACTACAACAGTTCACACCCGATCGGAAAGAAGCCCTTAAAGAGGAAATCAAAAGGCTCACTAAGGCAGGCTTTATTCGGGAGGTGTATCACCTCGAGTGGCTCACAAACTCTGGCAAATGGCAaatgtgtgttgacttcacCGATCTCAACAAAGCCTACCTTAAGAACGATTTTCCTCTGCCACGGATAGATCAAATAGTTGACTCCACCTTTGGCTATGACTATCTAATCCACCTCGATGCCTACTCtagttatcaccagattagcatgcatcTAGAGGATGGGGAGAATACCTCCTTTATCTCTTTTTTGGAGACTATTGCTATGTTAAGATGCCCTTTGGATTGAAGAATATCGGTGCCACATACCAACGGGGAATGCAGATAACACTCCATGATAAGATTAGCCAGAatatcgaggcctacatcgttGACCTCATCgtcaaaaccaaaaagaaggaagatctcatctctgACCTACAAGAAATGTTCAACAACCTACACAAGAATTGAGTCATGTTGAACCTAGAGAAGTGCGTGTTTGGAGTTGAGGCGGGGAAACTACTTGGTTACCTGGTGTTCTATCGGGGAATCAAAGTCAATCCTagaagatcaaagctattgaagagatgcaacctcACAGGTCAGTGCGAGAACTTCACATACTAATCGGATGCATGGCAGCCATTAGCTATTTTATTTCCCGACTCAGAtaacatgacaagtttgaatggtcaagAGAGGTAGATGATGCATTCAAAAACTTGAAGAGGTATCTTTATCCCCCCTTGTGCTAATCGCTTCTAATCCTAGTGAAGATCTTCTCTTAACATCACAGCTGGACCATGTGCAGtaagtg
This region includes:
- the LOC133899555 gene encoding cyclic dof factor 2-like, encoding MLLLPCSYPRQDQTRPGSFSARAPTQIITAAVLFPSLPFPSSPPVPLDDACNPHDAPPIPGDQAGRDRRAMAGLTGRDTAIKLFGRTIPVLDSSSSAAAAAAAAAVPEVSTKLANDVRSNDILRIPDKLLNVEASSYYSKNSNENGLQAISSQHGKMESDSKSEEVKTESDGSGQDKVLKKPDKILPCPRCNSMETKFCYFNNYSVNQPRHYCRNCQRYWTAGGTMRNVPVGAGRRRNKHPSHHRSAKMPYDAIVAANGDVSDVTHHQSLPVEPSVFPGPVKENETVTESGSEVLLCKSTTPVLNTKEQNKSDLASLASADNKEEKSCASSAAVSGCSENWKPENTVNKEPNNVSGYFNGVKEPHNHIQSYPVGPALMFPVSPGWNNVAAMASTQFSTEPVRGLENGQTNPLPLQPAIMPAPGVCAPVGPFPLVPPFWSCIPGWPNGMWSPPWPGSSGATLPSPPHNITCSGSNSQTLGKHSREAKSQEEGKKEKTLWVPKTLRIFNPDEAAKSSIWASLGIKPDEKCMFKSSQSKVPKDGKTPEPPQALQANPAAFSRSQSFQERT